TCGCCATATCCTCCGCCAGGGCGACGAGCGTCCGTACCGCGAAGCCCGACCCGCCCTTGCGGAAGTAATGCTCCTCCTCGGTCCACCTGGCCGGTCCGGCGATGTCGAGGTGGACCCAGCGGTTCTCCCCGACGTATTCCTGGAGAAACAAGGCGGCGTGGATGGCTCCGCCGTAGCGGCCCCCGGAGATGTTCTTGATGTCGGCGATGTCGGAGTCCATCGCCTTGCGATAGTCGGCCGCTAGGGGCATATGCCAGAACCGTTCCCCGGTGCGGGCGGCCGCCCTGAGCACCTGGTCGGCTGCCTCTTGATCGTTCGACCACAGCCCGGCAATCTTGTCGCCGAGCGCGACGTGGCAGGCTCCGGTCAGTGTCGCAATGTCGACCATCAGGTCGGGTTCGTGTTCGGCGGCCAGTGAAAGCCCGTCGGCGAGGACCAGCCTGCCCTCAGCGTCGGTGTTCAGTACTTCGATCGATGTGCCGTTCCTTGGTACGAGCACATCTCCGGGCCGGGTGGCGCCGCCGCCCGGCATGTTTTCGGTGATGGGGGTGATGCCAAGGACCTTGATTGGCAGTCCCAGCGCGGCGATGGCCTGCATGGTTCCGAACACCACGGCGGCACCCGACATGTCGGTCTTCATGTCCTCCATTGAGGCCGCCGGCTTCAGCGAGAGGCCGCCGGAGTCGAAGACGATTCCCTTTCCAACCAGGGCGAGGAAGGCTCTTGGATTCTCCGGCTCGTACCACATCTCCACCATCCGGGCCGGGTTGTGGGCTCCTGCGGCGACGCCGGCGAGCGCTCCGAATCGCTCATCGGAGAACTCATCCGGTTGGTAGATCCGGATACGCAGGGAATGCTCTTCAGCAATCGCGGCGGCGATCCCCGCCAGCGTCTCCGGGGACTTGCCGTTGGCAGGCTCGTTGATGAGGTCGCGAGCCAGCATCGCTCCCAGAACGCCCGGCCGGGCCGCTTCCGCCGCCTCGGCCGCTGTGTCACTGTCATCGCCGACGAAGGAGAGCGTCTCGATTCGGGCCGGTTCCGACTCCGACCGGTACTTATCGAAGCGGTACAGCGCCAGGAGAAAACCCTCCGCCACGGCGCGAGCGGCACCGTCGACGTCCACGAGGTGGAGTGTGGTCGACACCTGGTCCAGGCGGGAGGCTGAGCGGGCCAGCCATCCGGCTGCTTGGCGAACCGTCTCCATATCCGCTTCCTCACCAAGACCGACGAAGGCATATGAGGAGAAGGGTGCGCCGGTCGATCCCGAGATGATGGCGACCTGGCCCAGCTTGCCGCTGAAGTCGATCAGATCGAGCTGGGCCTCCAGGCCGTGCCCTATCGCGGCGACCGCCACGTCGGCGCCGGGCCCCCAGGTGCGATCGCTGAAGACGGGAACGGCGAGGAGTTTCCCCTCAGCCGCGACGAGTGAAGTACCTGCTGCGAAATCGACCATTACTGCTCCTGTTGGGGTCGGGACGGTTGCCACTCGGATTCGGTGGCCCGCACGAGGGTGTAGAGATAATCGGCCAGGCGATTGAGATACGGGATCACCGCGCTTGCGTCGAGGCCTCCGGCGCGTGCGTAGGAGACACAGCGCCGCTCGGCACGCCTCACCACGGCCCGGGCGTGATCGAGGGCAGCGGGCAGCGGTGCCCCGCCCGGGACGAGGAACTCCGTCGGCTGCCCGATCTCGTTGACTACCTCGTCGATCCATAGCTCGAGTTGCTCGACCATGCCTTGGGTGGTGCGGCTGACTCCGTCCTCGAGTTTGTGACGGTTCTCAGGAGCAGTCGCCAGTTCGGCAGCCACGACGAACAACTCACGCTGGAGTTGCAGCAGGCGAGCGGCGAGGTCGTCGGTAGCCGCTGCTCGGGCTACGGCCAGCACGGCGACCGCCTCGTCGACGGCTCCGTAGGCCTCCGGCGCCATATCGTTCTTCCAGACGCGGCCACCGTAAAACAGACCCGTGGTGCCGTCGTCGCCCTTCTTGGTGTAGATACGCACTGAGACGGATGTTATCCCGAAAGGAGTGAAGATCCGTCACCCAGCAGTGACCGACCGCTGATCGTTGCACCAACAACGGTGAGGACGGCCAGGTATGAGAGGCCCGTGGCAGCCATGACCCCGCTGTACCCGCGTTCCCGGAGGGCACCCCACACGCCGGCCATCAGCAGTGCGCTCATCACCACCAATCCGACAAACGCCCAACCGACGACCTGGATGTCCGATTCCCAGGTCAGGGCACCCCTGGAGGCGAGGATTCCGGCGTCGGCGAGGAGTCCGACCGAGGCGGCCCCGTCGAGTGATTTAAGTGCCCAACGGGGGAGTCTGGGATCGATCAGGTACCAGTGCCCGAGCAACATCTCGTCGGTTACTGCCCCGAGGGTGACGGCTCCCGTGACGGTCAGAAGTACACCTCCTGATGCGATCGCCGTGGCAAAAAATCCGGCGGCTGCGGCGCCGAACGCCAGGGCCATCCAGATCGGTCGACGAACAAGTGAGGCAGCGGCAACTAGAGACAGCAGTCCCACCAGTGTTCCCGGCGCCACCCCGAAGACGAGGGCGCCGGCTCCCATCAGGGCCGACGATCCGGCGATGAGCCAATGGAATCCCGATCCGACGATACGCCACAGTGCGATCGGAATGGCGCCGATGGCAATGCCGGCGGCCCACATGGTCAGGATGAGTTCCGGGCCCAGTTCGATGAGGTCTCCTCGCCAGTGGGGGAGTATATGAGTAGCGGGTCGCGAGTCGCGGGCCTCGAATTGCGGGTTGCGGTGGCTGGGGCCGATGTATTTGATCGCCCGGCGCGCTATGTTGCGATCCTGAGACTGAGGAGATGCGCATGAAGTGGAAGAAGAAGTTCGAGACCGTCCTCGGCCACCGCATGGCGTATGTCGAGGCGGGCAAGGGCGATCCCATCGTCTTTCTCCACGGCAACCCGACATCATCGTATCTGTGGCGCAACGTCATGCCGCACCTCGAGAAACAGGGCCGCCTGATCGCACCGGATCTCATCGGGATGGGTGACAGTGAGAAACTGTATCCGGGTGGCCCCAATGCGTATACGTTCGCCGCGCACCGGATGCACCTCGATGCCTTTCTGATCGAGCTCGGCGTGAAGGCCAACGTCACCCTCGTCGTCCACGACTGGGGTTCCGGCCTCGGCTTCGACTGGGCCAACCGTCACCGTGACGCGCTGAAGGGCATCGCCTACATGGAAGCCATCGTGGCACCGGTCTCGTGGGATGATTGGCCGGCCGACGCCACCCAGATCTTCAAGGCCATGCGGTCCGCCGCGGGCGAGGAGATCGTCCTCACCAAGAACGTCTTCGTCGAGCGGATTCTCCCCGGTTCGATCCTGCGCGACCTCACCGACATCGAGATGAAGGAATACCGCAGGCCGTTCCTGGAGGCCGGTGAAGCGAGGAGACCTACGCTCACCTGGCCGAGGCAGATCCCGATCGACGGCGAACCGGCGGAGGTTCACGCGGTAGTCGCCGCCTACTCCGAATGGCTGGCAGGCGCCGACCTGCCCAAGCTGTTCATCAACGCCGAACCTGGTTCCATCCTCACCGGCCGTCAGCGAGAACTCTGCCGGGCCTGGCCCAACCAGACCGAGGTGACGGTCCCGGGCCTGCATTTCATCCAGGAAGACTCCCCCGACGCGATCGGGTCGGCCATTGCCGGCTGGTACGCCGCCCTCTGATCTGTTGGGGGTTGCGCTGCGGCGCGGCGTAACCCGGCTCCTGCTGGCGGCCGCAACGGGATTGAGCGTGGCAGCTGCGCTCGGGTTGCTCGGCGAGTTCTGGTGGGTCTTCGACCTCCTGGCGCATCCTCGCCTGCAGTATTCGGTTCTGCTGGCTGCGACGGCAGGCGGACTGGCGCTGGTCGGCCGCGGCAGACCGGCCGTAGTGGTCGTCCTGATCGCAATCGCCAATGGTGTGGTCGTGGCGCCCCTATTCCTGGACAAGCCCGCTGAGAGCGTCGCCGGCGGGCCGGTGCTGACGGTTGTCAGCTTCAACGTTCAGGTACGAAACCCTGATCGTGACGCGGTGATTCAGTGGGTGGGCGATCTCGATGCCGATGTCGTATTCCTGTGGGAGACCAGCCAACCGTGGAGAGACGAGTTCACAGCCGCAGGACTTCCATATTTCCAATCGGAACCCCTTCAGGAAGGCACGACCATCGGTGGTCTCGTGCTCACGAGGGACCCGGCCCGGGTTCGGTTACTCGAGACGGGTGAACGATCGTCGATCGAGGTGGTTGTTCCCTTCGGCGATGTCGAGGCCGTCATTCTCGGCGCTCATCCATTTCCCCCGATGTCGGGCCGCCGGTCCGCGGAACGCGACGCCCAACTCACCACGATTGCGGCGTACGCCGACGACGTCGATGGCCCGTTGATCGTGACCGGCGACTTGAACTCGACGCCCTGGTCGGCTGCGTTCCGACCCCTTGGGGAGGGATTGACGAACTCGATGAACGGCTTCGGGTGGCAGCCGAGCTATCCGGCGGGGAGCGGGCCCTTCATGCTTCCCATCGACCACCTGCTGCACAACGAGTACCTGACCACCGTTGCCCGCTCGGTCGGCCCCGATCTCGGGTCCGACCATCTTCCGATCATCGTCACCCTGGCTGCCGCCGACCGGTGACTCTGGCAGGCCCGGTAGCCTTGCACCATGACCAAGCCCGCCAACACCTACGCTGATCACCGCCGCCGGTTTCTCGCCGACCTGGGCGACGCTGTCGCAGTGATTCCTGCCGGCCACGAACAACCACGCAACGATGACGTCGACCACGAGTTCCGACAGGACTCAGATTTCTACTTCCTCACCGGCTTTCCAGAACCCGATGCGGTGGTCGTGCTGGATGCCGATCGTTTCACGTTGTTCGTCCGACCTCGAGACCGCGAGATGGAAACCTGGAACGGCTACCGGGCCGGAGTCCAGGGCGCCATGGAACGGTTTGGCGCCGATGACGCCTACCCGATCGACGATCTCGAATCAGTCCTGCTGGATCGCCTGATCGGTCACTCCGAGATGTACTACCGGTGGGGCGGGCGACTCGACGGCCGCATGTCGGAGCTACTGAAGAAGCTCCCATCTCTTCATGAACGATTCGGGTACCGGGTGCCGTTCACGATCACCGATCCGACCTCGATTGTCGGCGAGCTGCGGTTGCAGAAGTCGGAGGCCGACCTCGAGCTGCTCCGGGAGGCGTGCAACGTCAGTGCGGCCGGCCACCTCGAAGCAATGCGGTTCTCGTCTCCGGGCCGCTTCGAGTATCAGGTTCAGTCGGCGATGGAGTATGTGTTCCGTCAGCACGGCTCGATGCGGAACGGTTACCCGTCGATTGTCGCTTCAGGCACGAACGCCACCGTGTTGCACTACACCGAAAACGATCGTCGGATGGAAGATGGCGATCTGGTGTTGATCGACGCCGCCGCCGAGTGTGGGTATTTCTCAGCAGACATCACGAGAACGTTTCCCGTGAACGGACGGTTCACCGGCCCGCAACGAGCGGTGTACGAGGTCGTCCTGGCCGCCGAACGGGCAGGAATTGCGGCTGCTTTGCCCGGCGCCACGATGCGCGGCATTCACGAGACGGCGAGGCGGGTGATCGTCGAGGGTCTGGTAGAGCTGGGGTTGCTGCCCGCCGGCGTCGACGAATCGATCACCATGCATCACTACCGGGAGTTCTTCATGCACGGAACCGGTCACTGGCTGGGCATGGACGTGCATGATGCCGGAACATACATGCTCGACGGAGAACACCGACGTCTCGAACCCGGGATGACCTTCACGGTGGAGCCCGGCCTCTATGTGCGAAGCGACCAGGACGTAGCCACGTTCCACCTTGCTGAGTACGACCTCGACAAGTGGACGGAGCGTCGGCTCAAGCTCGGGTTGCAGAAGGCAAAGGCGCTCGAAGCTGAGGAGCTCGACAAGGCCGGGTCGATCGAGCACCCGATCCCCGAGGAGTTCCGCGGCATCGGGGTTCGCATTGAAGACGACATCTTGATAACAACTTCCGGCAACGAGAACCTGACGGCAGCTGTGCCGGTCGATCTAGAAGCCGTTGAAGCAGTGTGCGGGGAAGCGAGCCGGCTTCCCTTCCTGACTTGAGCCGCGCAAAGCGAATCGGAAAGACCATCCCGCGATCTGATCCCTCCGGCCGCTGCTCGACGCCGGTCTAGCCGGTACGATGGGACACGCCATGGCCAGCCGAGATCGAATTCTCAAACCGCTGTACCGGTTGTATGAAGGACGCCTCGAACGCGATCTCTATCCGGGCGTTGTCCCCCGCCACATCGGCATCATCCTGGACGGACACCGCCGTTACGCCCGCAGTGAGGGACTTCCCGATTACGCGGCTAGTTATCGAGTAGGCATGGAGAAGTTTGAGGAGTTCCTCGGCTGGGCACATCATCTTCAGGTGCCGGCCATCACCGGGTGGTTGCTCTCGACTCACAACCTGCAGCGACCGCCGGCTGAGCTCGAGCCCTACTTCGAAGTCCTGATTGAGCTGTTCGAGCGACTCCCTTCCCGTGCCGTCGAACAGGAAATGGCTGTTCGGTTCATCGGTAGCCTCGACCTTCTCCCGGCGGAACTCGTGGCCGCGGCCAAAGCGCTCGAGGAACGCTGCGCGGAGGGCACGCGCCGTCTCACCATGGCGGTCGGTTATGGAGGCAGGCAGGAGATCGTGGACGCCGTTCGAGAATTGGTCTCGGACCTCGCCGCCGACGGTGTGCAAGCATCAGACATCGCAGACCACATCGACATCGACGCCGTCCAGGCCCATCTGTACACAGCCGACCTGCCGGACCCCGATCTGGTCATCCGTACCTCCGGGGAGGCGAGGCTGTCGGGGTTCCTGTTGTGGCAGAGTGCGTACGCCGAGTACGTCTTCGTGGACGTCTACTGGCCGGCTTTCCGTCGCGTTGATCTCCTACGCTCTCTGAGGGATTTCGCACGCCGGGAACGCCGGTTCGGCAAATAGGTACCGGCATCGCATTCAGGAAACGGATCAGGTGCAGGACACGAGATGGCTCGTTAACTGAAGCGACCGCCCTGGGCCGGGGCGGTCGCTATGGTCGGGCTAACACGGGAGGCGGATTCGTGTTATGTGTCCACTATCGGCCACGGAGAGCGGTGACTTGAGCGGTTTTTTTGGAAACCTGATAGACCACCTGCGAGGCAATGCGGTGCGCACCGATGGGCCGTACACCCTGCGTTCGGGGCAGGTGTCATCTTGGTATATCGATGCCCGGCAGACCACCTTCGATGGTGGCGGTGCGCGCCTGGTCGGCGCGGCCGTGTTGGAGCGACTCGCCAACGAGGTGACCGCGGTGGGTGGTATGACCATGGGAGCGGATCCCATTGCGGTCGCCACCGCCGTCGTCGCAGCAGAAACCGGACGGCCCCTCCGTGCCTTCTCCGTTCGTAAAGAGGCAAAGGATCATGGTGTCGGCGGCCGCTTGGTCGGGCCGGTCGTCGAGGGCGACGTCGTTGTCGCGCTCGATGACACGGTGACCACGGGAACGGCGCTGATCGAATCGATCGACGTCATGATCGAAGGTGGACTCCGAGTGGCGCAGGCAATCTGCCTGGTTGATCGCAGTGGGGGACAAGCAGAACGCAGATGTTCGGAACTCGGCGTCCCGTTCGTCGCGCTGGTATTGCCGGCCGATCTCGGCGTGGAGGGTCCATGACTACGGTCCGGGTCGGACGCTCACCCATCCGGATGTGGCTATTTGCTTTGGCCGGCGTGCCGTTTGTTGTCGTCGGGGCCGATTTTCTCGCCCGGCGTCGCATCCTGAACTGGCTAGTGACGCTCGTCTACGAAGATCGGACCCCGGATGCCTTTGAAGCTCGCGATACGCTGTGGGCAATCCTTTTCCTCCTGTTTGGACTCGTGCTGGTCGTTGTGGGGCTGAAGGAACTCCTCCGCCCGCGACCGACCCTCATCGCGGACGAAGCCACCACGCGCTGGGCCCTGCGCGGTCCGTTCCGGTCACTTGTCGAGATTCCATGGGAGATGATCACGGGTTGGTCGGCCGTGGTAGTCGACGATGCCGGCACCGCAGTCCCGGCGCTGGTTCTGGAACTGACGGATCGCGTGGGTCTTCCAGGTAATCCATGGGCAGCACGATGGCAAGGTGAGGCCACCTTGATCGTGTTGACCGAAGACTGGGAGCAGTCGGCCCAGGTGGTCGAGGCGGCGCTCCATGAACTCGACTCCGGCCGGTCTCGTCCCGACCGCTAAGGTGCGCGACATGCTCGTTGGAGTCCACGTGCGCGGATCTGACCCGCTGGCGGCCGCGGTTGCGCGGGAAGCCGGCTGTGTTCAGGTCTTCCTCAGCAACCCGCAATCTTGGAAGAAACCACTTCCCCGTGAAGATGCCGCCGACCTCCGCGCCTCGAGCCTGCCCATCTATGTGCACGCTCCGTATCTCATCAACGTGGCGTCGCCGAACAACCGCGTACGGATTCCCAGTCGCAAGATCCTCGCCGATACCTGTGCGGCTGCCGAGGAGATCGGTGCCGCCGGAGTGATCGTTCACGCTGGGCACCTAACCGGTTCGGACGACCCGCTCGAGGTCGGGTTCGATCGGTGGAGGAAGGCGCTGGAGAGCTTCGAGACCTCGGTCCCGATTCTGATCGAGAACACTGCCGGCGGTGAGAACGCGATCGGCCGGGAGGTTGAAGTCATCGGGCGCCTCTGGCAGGTCATCGGCGACCTCGACGTCGGTTTTTGCCTCGACACGTGCCACGCCTGGGCGTCGGGCCAGGACCTCGACGGGATTGTGGAGCGGGTGCTGGCGGCAACGGGGAGGATCGACCTCGTTCACTGCAACGATTCGCGCGACCCGTTCGACTCGAGGCGCGATCGCCACGCCAATCTCGGTGCAGGAGAGATCCCCCCCGAACTCATTCTGAGCGTCGTCAGGCAAGCCGCCGCGCCGGTCGTTGTGGAGACTCCCGGCGAGCCGGAGGATCAAGCGGCCGACATCCGCTGGCTGCGGCAACACCTGTCTGGTTGAGCATTGACGGAGCTCTTGGCGCTGACGTCGGCGATGGCGTACGGGGTGGCGGACTTCCTGGGGGGCTTCGCCACGAAGCGACGCCACGTGCTCCGTGTTCTCGCCGTCGCTCATTCAGTCGGATTGGCGGTCGTGCTGGGCGTTGCCCTGATCGGAGGTGGTTCGCCAGGTCTCAGCGACCTCTGGTGGGGAGCAGCGGCGGGTTCGGCCGGCCTGGTCGGCCTCGGGTTCTTCTACTGGAGCCTCGCAATTGGGACGATGGGAGTGGTTGCGCCCGTGACGGCGGCCGTCGGCGCAGCTATCCCCGTGGTCGTCGGTCTGGTGATTGGAGAACGGCCGGCACCATCGGCGGCCCTCGGCGTGGTCGCCACCCTTGGAGCGATCGTGTTGGTGAGCGCAGGTGATTCGACCGGCTGGATCAAGCACCCGGCGGCGATGAGGA
This genomic stretch from Acidimicrobiia bacterium harbors:
- a CDS encoding haloalkane dehalogenase produces the protein MKWKKKFETVLGHRMAYVEAGKGDPIVFLHGNPTSSYLWRNVMPHLEKQGRLIAPDLIGMGDSEKLYPGGPNAYTFAAHRMHLDAFLIELGVKANVTLVVHDWGSGLGFDWANRHRDALKGIAYMEAIVAPVSWDDWPADATQIFKAMRSAAGEEIVLTKNVFVERILPGSILRDLTDIEMKEYRRPFLEAGEARRPTLTWPRQIPIDGEPAEVHAVVAAYSEWLAGADLPKLFINAEPGSILTGRQRELCRAWPNQTEVTVPGLHFIQEDSPDAIGSAIAGWYAAL
- a CDS encoding deoxyribonuclease IV; amino-acid sequence: MLVGVHVRGSDPLAAAVAREAGCVQVFLSNPQSWKKPLPREDAADLRASSLPIYVHAPYLINVASPNNRVRIPSRKILADTCAAAEEIGAAGVIVHAGHLTGSDDPLEVGFDRWRKALESFETSVPILIENTAGGENAIGREVEVIGRLWQVIGDLDVGFCLDTCHAWASGQDLDGIVERVLAATGRIDLVHCNDSRDPFDSRRDRHANLGAGEIPPELILSVVRQAAAPVVVETPGEPEDQAADIRWLRQHLSG
- the pyrE gene encoding orotate phosphoribosyltransferase, which gives rise to MCPLSATESGDLSGFFGNLIDHLRGNAVRTDGPYTLRSGQVSSWYIDARQTTFDGGGARLVGAAVLERLANEVTAVGGMTMGADPIAVATAVVAAETGRPLRAFSVRKEAKDHGVGGRLVGPVVEGDVVVALDDTVTTGTALIESIDVMIEGGLRVAQAICLVDRSGGQAERRCSELGVPFVALVLPADLGVEGP
- a CDS encoding cob(I)yrinic acid a,c-diamide adenosyltransferase, with translation MRIYTKKGDDGTTGLFYGGRVWKNDMAPEAYGAVDEAVAVLAVARAAATDDLAARLLQLQRELFVVAAELATAPENRHKLEDGVSRTTQGMVEQLELWIDEVVNEIGQPTEFLVPGGAPLPAALDHARAVVRRAERRCVSYARAGGLDASAVIPYLNRLADYLYTLVRATESEWQPSRPQQEQ
- a CDS encoding EamA/RhaT family transporter, whose translation is MTELLALTSAMAYGVADFLGGFATKRRHVLRVLAVAHSVGLAVVLGVALIGGGSPGLSDLWWGAAAGSAGLVGLGFFYWSLAIGTMGVVAPVTAAVGAAIPVVVGLVIGERPAPSAALGVVATLGAIVLVSAGDSTGWIKHPAAMRKSLIGAVVAGGGFGFFFVLLSQVDAAAGMWPLVAARSTSTGIVVVLLLLLRPAATPGGVAPSSAAGVLDITANVFVLAAFNGGMLVIVSALAALYPAVTVLLARFVLHERLRPVQLIGLVLAITAVAMISVA
- the uppS gene encoding polyprenyl diphosphate synthase → MASRDRILKPLYRLYEGRLERDLYPGVVPRHIGIILDGHRRYARSEGLPDYAASYRVGMEKFEEFLGWAHHLQVPAITGWLLSTHNLQRPPAELEPYFEVLIELFERLPSRAVEQEMAVRFIGSLDLLPAELVAAAKALEERCAEGTRRLTMAVGYGGRQEIVDAVRELVSDLAADGVQASDIADHIDIDAVQAHLYTADLPDPDLVIRTSGEARLSGFLLWQSAYAEYVFVDVYWPAFRRVDLLRSLRDFARRERRFGK
- a CDS encoding endonuclease/exonuclease/phosphatase family protein codes for the protein MPAGTPPSDLLGVALRRGVTRLLLAAATGLSVAAALGLLGEFWWVFDLLAHPRLQYSVLLAATAGGLALVGRGRPAVVVVLIAIANGVVVAPLFLDKPAESVAGGPVLTVVSFNVQVRNPDRDAVIQWVGDLDADVVFLWETSQPWRDEFTAAGLPYFQSEPLQEGTTIGGLVLTRDPARVRLLETGERSSIEVVVPFGDVEAVILGAHPFPPMSGRRSAERDAQLTTIAAYADDVDGPLIVTGDLNSTPWSAAFRPLGEGLTNSMNGFGWQPSYPAGSGPFMLPIDHLLHNEYLTTVARSVGPDLGSDHLPIIVTLAAADR
- a CDS encoding aminopeptidase P N-terminal domain-containing protein translates to MTKPANTYADHRRRFLADLGDAVAVIPAGHEQPRNDDVDHEFRQDSDFYFLTGFPEPDAVVVLDADRFTLFVRPRDREMETWNGYRAGVQGAMERFGADDAYPIDDLESVLLDRLIGHSEMYYRWGGRLDGRMSELLKKLPSLHERFGYRVPFTITDPTSIVGELRLQKSEADLELLREACNVSAAGHLEAMRFSSPGRFEYQVQSAMEYVFRQHGSMRNGYPSIVASGTNATVLHYTENDRRMEDGDLVLIDAAAECGYFSADITRTFPVNGRFTGPQRAVYEVVLAAERAGIAAALPGATMRGIHETARRVIVEGLVELGLLPAGVDESITMHHYREFFMHGTGHWLGMDVHDAGTYMLDGEHRRLEPGMTFTVEPGLYVRSDQDVATFHLAEYDLDKWTERRLKLGLQKAKALEAEELDKAGSIEHPIPEEFRGIGVRIEDDILITTSGNENLTAAVPVDLEAVEAVCGEASRLPFLT
- a CDS encoding leucyl aminopeptidase; translated protein: MVDFAAGTSLVAAEGKLLAVPVFSDRTWGPGADVAVAAIGHGLEAQLDLIDFSGKLGQVAIISGSTGAPFSSYAFVGLGEEADMETVRQAAGWLARSASRLDQVSTTLHLVDVDGAARAVAEGFLLALYRFDKYRSESEPARIETLSFVGDDSDTAAEAAEAARPGVLGAMLARDLINEPANGKSPETLAGIAAAIAEEHSLRIRIYQPDEFSDERFGALAGVAAGAHNPARMVEMWYEPENPRAFLALVGKGIVFDSGGLSLKPAASMEDMKTDMSGAAVVFGTMQAIAALGLPIKVLGITPITENMPGGGATRPGDVLVPRNGTSIEVLNTDAEGRLVLADGLSLAAEHEPDLMVDIATLTGACHVALGDKIAGLWSNDQEAADQVLRAAARTGERFWHMPLAADYRKAMDSDIADIKNISGGRYGGAIHAALFLQEYVGENRWVHLDIAGPARWTEEEHYFRKGGSGFAVRTLVALAEDMAS